Proteins from a single region of Sesamum indicum cultivar Zhongzhi No. 13 linkage group LG5, S_indicum_v1.0, whole genome shotgun sequence:
- the LOC105162307 gene encoding uncharacterized protein LOC105162307 isoform X2 — protein MPTTTSQICSSWCWLCWVIRRLEFASNVLQHGSRESHLSVDIYDEVGIGGGASGVAGGLLHPYSPKVKLLWRGAECWNETLNLLHIAEGALLKLVNQGKCETLENNESPIVRRRGILRPAINLKNMKIMTENAQNCIANCRIEPIHEDAAQNLVPNLSVPLNLAFFMPQALNINAQSYLEGLYLACQNLVNDMSTLGHVHRELHFHQKSVQSLLDLAGEYDAVIICLGARAVFLPELSGKLPLRTCRGIITHLQLGDDIREEYPKHSPSILSDAWLAVHGARRMDLGSTWDWKSMDYSRNVTTDEASKAMEVLLPKASSIYPTIKNWTVTGAVGGLRAMPPLTADGSLPLLGCIDNYVDGSATCKYWLFTGLGARGLLFHGWLGKLLAQAVLSHDENLIPFELTLWKHKLHQ, from the exons atGCCCACGACCACCTCTCAG ATATGCAGTTCTTGGTGCTGGCTTTGCTGGGTTATCCGTCGCTTGGAATTTGCTTCAA ATGTATTGCAGCATGGTTCTAGGGAATCACATCTTTCTGTTGATATCTATGATGAAGTTGGTATCGGTGGAGGTGCATCTGGAGTTGCTGGTGGACTGCTGCATCCGTACTCCCCAAAAG TCAAGCTTCTTTGGCGGGGTGCAGAGTGCTGGAATGAGACTTTAAATCTCTTACATATTGCTGAAGGTGCACTACTTAAGCTAGTAAACCAGGGAAAATGTGAAACTCTGGAAAATAATGAGTCTCCTATAGTCAGGAGAAG aGGGATCTTAAGACCAGCAATCAATTTGAAGAACATGAAGATAATGACAGAG AATGCTCAGAACTGTATTGCCAATTGCAGAATAGAGCCCATCCATGAGGATGCTGCTCAAAACCTTGTCCCTAACTTGTCGGTACCTTTGAACTTGGCGTTTTTTATGCCTCAagcattgaatattaatgCTCAAAGCTACCTTGAG GGTCTATACTTAGCATGCCAGAATCTAGTAAATGACATGTCGACCTTAGGTCATGTGCATAGAGAATTGCATTTTCACCAGAAATCTGTCCAGAGTCTGCTAGATCTAGCAG GGGAATATGATGCAGTGATTATCTGCCTTGGAGCCCGGGCAGTGTTTTTGCCGGAGCTGTCTGGAAAGCTGCCACTGAGGACATGTAGAGGCATCATCACTCACCTGCAACTTGGTGATGATATAAG AGAAGAGTATCCGAAGCATAGTCCCTCTATTTTGTCCGATGCCTGGCTTGCTGTACATGGAGCTCGCCGTATGGATTTGGGATCAACATGGGACTGGAAATCGATGGATTACTCTAGAAATGTCACCACAGATGAAGCTTCCAAGGCAATGGAAGTGCTACTCCCAAAGGCATCTTCCATATATCCAACCATTAAAAATTGGACCGTAACTGGAGCAGTTGGTGGACTGAGAGCAATGCCACCACTCACGGCAGATGGATCACTTCCACTTTTGGGTTGTATAGACAACTATGTTGATGGGAGTGCGACTTGCAAATATTGGCTATTCACAGGCCTTGGTGCAAGAGGGCTGCTCTTCCATGGTTGGCTCGGCAAACTATTGGCTCAGGCAGTGCTCTCCCATGACGAGAATCTGATCCCTTTTGAATTAACGTTGTGGAAGCATAAACTGCATCAATAA
- the LOC105162307 gene encoding uncharacterized protein LOC105162307 isoform X1 — MRDMVMMFIQNPNPAYISSTWRKPTPLLSTQKKCRRCSPSSSFSLRCSFSSSVCPRPPLRYAVLGAGFAGLSVAWNLLQHGSRESHLSVDIYDEVGIGGGASGVAGGLLHPYSPKVKLLWRGAECWNETLNLLHIAEGALLKLVNQGKCETLENNESPIVRRRGILRPAINLKNMKIMTENAQNCIANCRIEPIHEDAAQNLVPNLSVPLNLAFFMPQALNINAQSYLEGLYLACQNLVNDMSTLGHVHRELHFHQKSVQSLLDLAGEYDAVIICLGARAVFLPELSGKLPLRTCRGIITHLQLGDDIREEYPKHSPSILSDAWLAVHGARRMDLGSTWDWKSMDYSRNVTTDEASKAMEVLLPKASSIYPTIKNWTVTGAVGGLRAMPPLTADGSLPLLGCIDNYVDGSATCKYWLFTGLGARGLLFHGWLGKLLAQAVLSHDENLIPFELTLWKHKLHQ; from the exons ATGAGGGATATGGTGATGATGTTCATACAAAATCCCAATCCCGCGTACATTTCTTCAACTTGGCGTAAACCCACTCCTTTGTTGTCAACACAGAAGAAGTGTAGGCGTTGCTCTCCGTCTTCTTCCTTCTCTCTCCGCtgctccttttcttcttctgtatGCCCACGACCACCTCTCAG ATATGCAGTTCTTGGTGCTGGCTTTGCTGGGTTATCCGTCGCTTGGAATTTGCTTCAA CATGGTTCTAGGGAATCACATCTTTCTGTTGATATCTATGATGAAGTTGGTATCGGTGGAGGTGCATCTGGAGTTGCTGGTGGACTGCTGCATCCGTACTCCCCAAAAG TCAAGCTTCTTTGGCGGGGTGCAGAGTGCTGGAATGAGACTTTAAATCTCTTACATATTGCTGAAGGTGCACTACTTAAGCTAGTAAACCAGGGAAAATGTGAAACTCTGGAAAATAATGAGTCTCCTATAGTCAGGAGAAG aGGGATCTTAAGACCAGCAATCAATTTGAAGAACATGAAGATAATGACAGAG AATGCTCAGAACTGTATTGCCAATTGCAGAATAGAGCCCATCCATGAGGATGCTGCTCAAAACCTTGTCCCTAACTTGTCGGTACCTTTGAACTTGGCGTTTTTTATGCCTCAagcattgaatattaatgCTCAAAGCTACCTTGAG GGTCTATACTTAGCATGCCAGAATCTAGTAAATGACATGTCGACCTTAGGTCATGTGCATAGAGAATTGCATTTTCACCAGAAATCTGTCCAGAGTCTGCTAGATCTAGCAG GGGAATATGATGCAGTGATTATCTGCCTTGGAGCCCGGGCAGTGTTTTTGCCGGAGCTGTCTGGAAAGCTGCCACTGAGGACATGTAGAGGCATCATCACTCACCTGCAACTTGGTGATGATATAAG AGAAGAGTATCCGAAGCATAGTCCCTCTATTTTGTCCGATGCCTGGCTTGCTGTACATGGAGCTCGCCGTATGGATTTGGGATCAACATGGGACTGGAAATCGATGGATTACTCTAGAAATGTCACCACAGATGAAGCTTCCAAGGCAATGGAAGTGCTACTCCCAAAGGCATCTTCCATATATCCAACCATTAAAAATTGGACCGTAACTGGAGCAGTTGGTGGACTGAGAGCAATGCCACCACTCACGGCAGATGGATCACTTCCACTTTTGGGTTGTATAGACAACTATGTTGATGGGAGTGCGACTTGCAAATATTGGCTATTCACAGGCCTTGGTGCAAGAGGGCTGCTCTTCCATGGTTGGCTCGGCAAACTATTGGCTCAGGCAGTGCTCTCCCATGACGAGAATCTGATCCCTTTTGAATTAACGTTGTGGAAGCATAAACTGCATCAATAA